The Vallitalea okinawensis genome includes a window with the following:
- a CDS encoding xanthine dehydrogenase family protein molybdopterin-binding subunit: MRCVNTDVPSIDGKGLMMGKPAYADDLAAPDSLIVKVLRSPHPFARITNIDTSKALALEGVECVLTYKDFERRPVTRAGQGYPEPSPHDKFILDEYVRHVGDEAAVVAAIDLETALKALDLIDIEYEVLEPVLDFEKAYGHKSIVHNEPEIHEMFPIGFEPKKNVAASYNMHVGDIDKTLAGCDVLLESSFYTHAQAHVMLEPHTANARIDYQGRLVIYSSTQTPIHVRRIVSQALGYPLSKIRIVKPRVGGGFGGKQCVHGEMLLAAITLKTGKPSKIVYTRKEVFESSYSRHPMRFDIKLGATKDGQLKGIDMHLLSDTGAYGEHALTVFMVAGSKVLPLYNKVDSVRFNGEVVYTNHTPGGAFRGYGAIQGNYALESAIDMLCEKLGMDPTSFREKNMIREGETSPIFKIMGEGTEGTAMNMDSCKLDYCMTRGKELIGWQGKYPCQKDEEHKVKGIGMAIAMQGSGIPNIDMASAIIKLNDDGFYNLLIGATDIGQGSDTVLAQIAAESLGVDLDKIVVYSSDSDLTPFDTGAYASSTTYVSGNAVKNAADNMRQMVMEEGAKALSVDVDHITFDGEVIKVIDSDQIMTLSQLANRLYYNEDHKQLVATNSYVGTKSPPPFMAGFVEVEVDTETGKVDVLDYVAVVDCGTTINPKLAKVQVEGGLVQGIGMAMYEEVHYNSKGTLITNNLMNYRIPTRKEITNMHVEFADSYEDSGPYGAKSVGEIGIDTPPAAIANAIYNAVGVRIQTLPITSEKVLMGLLQKRQEENDKSDEDTHYA; encoded by the coding sequence GTGAGATGTGTAAATACCGATGTACCATCAATTGATGGTAAAGGTTTAATGATGGGTAAACCAGCTTATGCGGATGATTTGGCTGCACCAGATTCTCTCATAGTAAAAGTACTAAGGAGTCCTCATCCATTTGCTAGAATAACCAATATAGATACGAGTAAAGCCCTGGCGTTAGAAGGGGTTGAGTGTGTTCTCACCTATAAAGACTTTGAGAGAAGACCTGTTACAAGAGCTGGGCAAGGTTATCCAGAACCTTCACCACATGATAAGTTTATTCTAGATGAGTATGTACGGCATGTAGGTGACGAAGCAGCAGTGGTTGCTGCCATTGATCTTGAAACAGCTTTGAAAGCACTAGATTTAATTGATATTGAGTATGAGGTTTTGGAGCCAGTTTTAGATTTTGAAAAGGCTTACGGTCATAAGAGTATTGTACATAATGAGCCAGAAATACATGAAATGTTTCCTATTGGATTTGAACCCAAAAAGAATGTTGCGGCATCCTATAACATGCATGTCGGTGATATCGATAAAACATTGGCTGGTTGTGATGTGTTATTAGAGTCGTCTTTTTATACCCATGCGCAGGCTCATGTAATGCTAGAGCCCCATACAGCCAATGCAAGAATTGATTATCAAGGGCGTTTAGTCATTTATTCGTCCACACAGACACCTATACATGTGCGCCGTATAGTCTCACAAGCATTAGGCTATCCGTTAAGTAAAATAAGGATCGTCAAGCCAAGAGTTGGAGGAGGATTTGGAGGGAAACAGTGTGTTCATGGTGAAATGTTATTAGCAGCAATTACGCTAAAAACAGGTAAACCTTCTAAGATTGTTTATACACGTAAAGAAGTTTTTGAGTCCAGTTATTCTAGACATCCAATGCGTTTTGATATTAAATTAGGAGCAACGAAAGACGGGCAACTCAAGGGGATTGATATGCACCTCCTTTCTGACACAGGAGCATACGGAGAGCATGCCTTAACTGTATTCATGGTTGCCGGTTCCAAAGTACTGCCACTTTACAATAAAGTGGATTCTGTACGCTTCAATGGTGAAGTTGTTTATACGAATCATACACCTGGGGGAGCCTTTAGAGGCTATGGTGCAATACAAGGTAATTATGCCTTAGAGTCTGCCATTGATATGTTATGTGAAAAGTTGGGTATGGATCCTACTTCATTTAGAGAGAAGAACATGATTAGGGAAGGTGAAACATCTCCAATTTTTAAAATCATGGGAGAAGGCACAGAAGGTACTGCGATGAATATGGATAGCTGTAAACTAGACTATTGTATGACGAGGGGGAAAGAATTAATTGGGTGGCAAGGTAAATATCCATGTCAAAAGGATGAGGAGCATAAAGTAAAAGGTATAGGAATGGCTATTGCTATGCAAGGCTCTGGCATTCCAAATATAGATATGGCATCAGCTATAATCAAGTTAAACGATGATGGATTTTATAACTTACTCATTGGTGCAACAGATATTGGTCAGGGAAGTGATACAGTTCTTGCACAAATAGCTGCTGAGAGTTTAGGAGTTGATTTGGATAAGATAGTCGTTTATTCCTCTGATTCGGATTTAACGCCTTTTGATACAGGAGCCTATGCTTCCAGTACCACCTATGTTTCAGGTAATGCTGTCAAAAATGCTGCAGACAATATGCGCCAGATGGTTATGGAAGAAGGCGCTAAAGCACTAAGCGTGGATGTAGATCATATCACATTTGATGGAGAGGTTATTAAGGTTATCGATAGTGATCAGATAATGACTTTAAGTCAGTTAGCTAATCGTCTTTATTATAATGAAGATCACAAGCAATTAGTGGCAACTAATTCTTATGTTGGGACCAAGTCACCACCACCATTTATGGCTGGCTTTGTTGAAGTCGAGGTGGATACAGAAACAGGTAAAGTTGATGTGTTGGACTATGTTGCAGTTGTAGATTGTGGTACTACCATTAATCCTAAATTAGCTAAAGTGCAGGTTGAAGGTGGTCTTGTTCAGGGAATCGGGATGGCTATGTATGAAGAAGTTCATTACAATTCAAAAGGTACGTTGATCACAAATAATTTGATGAACTATCGCATACCTACAAGAAAAGAGATTACAAACATGCATGTGGAGTTTGCTGATAGTTATGAAGATTCTGGACCTTATGGTGCGAAATCAGTAGGAGAGATTGGTATTGATACGCCACCAGCTGCTATTGCAAATGCCATTTATAATGCTGTAGGAGTAAGAATACAGACCCTGCCAATCACTTCAGAAAAAGTTTTAATGGGATTATTGCAAAAGCGTCAAGAAGAAAATGACAAGTCAGATGAGGATACACATTACGCATAA
- a CDS encoding (2Fe-2S)-binding protein, which produces MLRVQLTINGYKKELDVKPDEYLLESLRKNNYLSVKKGCDSSSCGVCTVLLDDSPIASCTYLTVKADGHEITTVEGIQKEAELIADFFGKEGADQCGYCHPSLVLTVYAMKKELVKPSDEEIRAYLVGNLCRCSGYLGQHKAIKAYLEVAV; this is translated from the coding sequence ATGTTGAGAGTTCAATTAACCATCAATGGCTATAAGAAAGAGCTTGATGTAAAGCCTGATGAGTATTTACTGGAGAGCTTAAGAAAAAATAATTATCTAAGTGTTAAGAAAGGATGCGACTCTTCTTCTTGTGGTGTCTGTACTGTTTTATTAGACGATTCACCTATAGCCTCATGTACTTATTTAACCGTAAAGGCAGATGGACATGAGATTACTACAGTTGAAGGGATACAGAAGGAAGCAGAACTCATCGCAGACTTTTTTGGTAAAGAAGGAGCTGACCAGTGTGGTTATTGTCATCCTTCCTTAGTCTTAACAGTTTATGCAATGAAGAAAGAGTTAGTCAAGCCTTCAGACGAGGAAATCAGAGCTTATTTAGTAGGCAATTTATGCAGATGTTCAGGCTATTTAGGTCAGCATAAAGCCATTAAAGCATATTTGGAGGTGGCGGTGTGA
- a CDS encoding FAD binding domain-containing protein: MNIRTYHKVDSIDEAYTLLTANSRATIIAGGAWLKLSPKEVDPAIDLSPLKLDEIIETEDAYEIGCMTTLRQLEKNASLKSHYNGILTRSIGTIMGVPIRNIATIGGTIAGKYGFSDLITPLLVLDTELVFYKKGQISLNTFLSSKDFQKDILLKIIIHKNTGKGYFYSMKKTSNDFPILNIAVSETGNQFKVAVGARPGSAKLAGAAMDYLNRQPKITDEVIREGAHIAAEELTFGSNIRGSQEYRQELCRVLVRRGLEEVGC; the protein is encoded by the coding sequence GTGAATATAAGAACTTACCATAAGGTTGATTCTATTGACGAAGCTTATACCTTGTTGACTGCGAATTCAAGGGCAACCATTATTGCAGGTGGAGCTTGGCTCAAACTATCACCTAAAGAAGTTGACCCAGCTATTGATTTGTCACCCCTAAAACTAGATGAAATTATTGAAACAGAAGATGCATATGAAATCGGATGCATGACAACCTTAAGGCAGCTTGAGAAAAATGCATCCTTAAAATCTCATTATAATGGGATTTTAACTAGAAGCATTGGCACAATTATGGGAGTACCTATCAGAAATATAGCTACAATTGGAGGAACTATTGCTGGGAAGTATGGGTTTTCAGACTTAATAACACCCCTTTTAGTACTCGATACTGAGTTAGTTTTTTATAAAAAAGGGCAAATATCTTTAAATACTTTTTTAAGTTCAAAAGACTTTCAAAAAGACATCCTATTAAAGATAATCATACATAAAAATACTGGGAAAGGGTATTTTTATTCCATGAAAAAGACGAGTAATGACTTCCCCATTCTTAATATAGCTGTATCAGAGACTGGCAATCAATTCAAAGTTGCAGTAGGTGCAAGACCGGGTTCTGCAAAATTAGCTGGAGCAGCTATGGATTATCTCAATAGACAGCCCAAGATAACTGATGAGGTCATACGTGAGGGAGCTCATATAGCAGCAGAAGAATTAACATTTGGTTCAAATATTAGAGGATCACAAGAATACCGACAAGAGCTATGTAGAGTGCTTGTAAGAAGAGGATTAGAGGAGGTGGGATGTTGA
- a CDS encoding nucleotidyltransferase family protein, with the protein MTCDAVILAGGYSSRAKTNKMALMINQQSILSLNIEAFYPFCKRIVVVGGHHFEETKRLVREYDKVKLVKNENYDRGMFSSVKRGVAEMENDFFLTPGDYPMIHSSTCEKLKRGTGDIVIPTYNGRKGHPIFIKKKLIAALIKEPVSSNLKVFRDRQNLSCISVEDEGILYDVDTINDYMIIKKRVERRVLTSEYKNLP; encoded by the coding sequence ATGACATGTGATGCAGTTATTTTAGCTGGCGGCTATTCAAGTCGAGCTAAAACCAATAAGATGGCATTAATGATTAACCAACAGTCTATTCTATCTTTAAACATTGAAGCTTTCTATCCATTTTGCAAAAGAATAGTAGTTGTTGGAGGACATCATTTTGAAGAAACGAAAAGGCTTGTACGTGAGTATGATAAAGTCAAACTAGTTAAGAATGAAAACTATGACAGGGGTATGTTTAGTTCTGTTAAACGTGGTGTTGCAGAAATGGAAAATGACTTTTTTTTAACCCCTGGTGATTATCCGATGATCCATTCATCGACATGTGAAAAACTGAAACGAGGGACTGGGGACATAGTTATTCCCACATATAATGGGAGAAAAGGACATCCTATTTTTATTAAGAAAAAACTCATAGCAGCCTTAATAAAGGAACCGGTTTCATCAAACTTAAAAGTCTTTCGTGATCGACAGAATCTAAGTTGTATCTCTGTTGAAGATGAGGGGATTTTATACGATGTGGATACAATCAATGATTATATGATTATAAAAAAAAGAGTAGAGAGGAGAGTGCTAACAAGTGAATATAAGAACTTACCATAA
- the lipA gene encoding lipoyl synthase, whose product MNVLRKPEWLRIDLNKGRSLDVVKEILERLSLNTVCEEASCPNRMECFSKRTATFMILGSQCSRHCKFCNVSHGHLEMVDQKEPENIAKAVKELGLKHVVITSVTRDDLADGGAGHFAEVIEAIKSYQKRIIIEVLIPDFQGNKEALKKIVDAKPEIINHNIETIPRLYNEVRPEAIYKRSLELLKNIKAVDNKIFTKSGIMVGLGERQEEVLEVLKDLREAGCDFLTIGQYLAPSKEHYPVKEYVHPEIFNKYKEEALKLGFSFVASDPLVRSSYNAAEMYNNKED is encoded by the coding sequence TTGAACGTCTTACGAAAACCAGAATGGCTTAGAATAGATCTAAATAAAGGGCGAAGCTTAGATGTTGTGAAAGAGATACTTGAAAGATTATCATTAAATACCGTCTGTGAAGAAGCTAGTTGTCCTAATAGAATGGAATGCTTTAGTAAAAGGACTGCAACTTTTATGATCTTGGGGAGCCAATGTTCACGTCATTGCAAATTCTGTAACGTATCCCATGGACACCTAGAGATGGTTGACCAAAAGGAACCTGAGAATATTGCAAAAGCCGTTAAAGAACTTGGACTAAAGCATGTGGTCATTACTTCCGTAACACGAGATGATCTAGCAGATGGGGGAGCAGGACACTTTGCTGAAGTCATAGAAGCCATAAAATCATATCAGAAAAGAATTATTATTGAGGTACTGATACCAGACTTTCAGGGGAATAAAGAAGCTCTTAAAAAAATAGTGGATGCTAAACCAGAAATAATCAATCATAATATTGAAACCATTCCAAGACTATACAATGAAGTTCGGCCAGAGGCAATTTATAAAAGATCTTTGGAATTGCTAAAGAATATAAAGGCTGTTGATAATAAGATATTTACCAAATCAGGGATAATGGTAGGTCTTGGAGAAAGACAAGAAGAAGTGTTAGAGGTATTGAAGGATTTAAGAGAAGCAGGATGTGATTTCTTAACGATAGGGCAGTACTTAGCACCTAGCAAAGAACATTACCCCGTTAAAGAGTATGTCCATCCGGAAATTTTTAATAAGTATAAGGAAGAAGCTCTTAAGCTTGGATTTAGCTTTGTAGCATCTGACCCATTAGTAAGAAGTTCATACAATGCTGCTGAGATGTATAATAACAAAGAGGATTAA
- the lipB gene encoding lipoyl(octanoyl) transferase LipB yields the protein MNLNVLNLGRCPYNKALEIQWETLKKRQDNRIDDTLILVEHPPVITLGRQADRSHIIGAKNMLENNGIKIFEANRGGDVTYHGPGQIVGYPIFNLRESKRTLRQFVENLEEVFITLLSDKYNMSAYRNPKHTGVWVGDSKITAIGLAVKRGVTMHGFAFNVSTNLNHFDFIIPCGIRDKGVTSVENLIGKKVDFDEEYKSVLEYFCKVFKCDYHEKNFSIQK from the coding sequence ATGAATTTAAATGTATTAAATTTGGGAAGATGTCCATACAATAAGGCTTTAGAAATTCAATGGGAAACATTAAAAAAAAGACAAGATAATAGGATTGATGATACATTAATTCTGGTAGAACATCCACCTGTTATAACCTTAGGAAGGCAAGCAGATAGGTCACACATTATTGGTGCAAAAAACATGCTGGAGAACAATGGCATAAAGATTTTTGAAGCCAATAGAGGAGGAGATGTGACATACCACGGACCTGGTCAAATAGTTGGCTATCCTATATTCAATTTAAGAGAATCAAAGAGGACTCTAAGACAGTTTGTCGAGAATCTAGAAGAGGTTTTTATTACTTTATTGAGTGATAAGTATAATATGAGTGCCTATAGAAACCCAAAGCATACTGGTGTATGGGTTGGTGATTCTAAGATTACTGCAATTGGTTTGGCTGTTAAACGTGGCGTTACGATGCATGGTTTTGCCTTTAATGTTAGTACAAATTTGAATCACTTTGATTTTATCATACCCTGTGGTATCCGGGATAAAGGTGTAACATCCGTTGAGAACTTAATAGGAAAAAAGGTTGATTTTGATGAAGAATATAAATCTGTTTTAGAATACTTCTGTAAAGTGTTTAAATGTGATTATCATGAAAAAAATTTTAGTATTCAAAAATAG
- the gcvH gene encoding glycine cleavage system protein GcvH: MKILEGLYYSKDHEWIKVEGAKAFIGITDYAQDALGGIVFIEMPEVDDELSAGDVYGVIESVKAASDSYSPLSGKVVEINDELEDSPELLNEKPYESWILALEMSDDTELDGLMKSKEYEEFCKSES, translated from the coding sequence ATGAAAATATTAGAAGGACTTTATTATTCAAAGGATCATGAGTGGATCAAGGTTGAAGGAGCAAAAGCTTTTATAGGTATCACTGACTATGCACAAGATGCTTTAGGAGGGATTGTTTTTATTGAAATGCCTGAAGTTGATGATGAGTTAAGTGCTGGAGATGTTTATGGAGTAATAGAATCAGTAAAAGCTGCTTCAGACTCCTATTCACCTCTTTCAGGTAAAGTAGTAGAAATTAATGATGAACTTGAAGATTCTCCAGAACTTCTTAATGAAAAGCCATATGAAAGCTGGATACTGGCTCTAGAAATGTCAGATGATACTGAGCTTGATGGTTTAATGAAATCAAAAGAATACGAAGAATTTTGTAAAAGTGAAAGTTAA
- a CDS encoding hemerythrin domain-containing protein produces the protein MESIKIMMEEHQYILRMLKVVRKVCMKILNHEEVDYKDFYKVIDFVRNYADKHHHSKEEELLFKELKINLNEENRLGPVTGMLVEHDQGRLYMQNLEAAVKEVEDGNEEAKLDVIANSISYTHLLYRHIDKEDNLIYPLGEKQLSTEILDRIEKESKKIEMTATDNKVQEKYIAILEELENKVG, from the coding sequence ATGGAATCAATAAAAATTATGATGGAAGAACATCAATATATTCTAAGAATGCTTAAAGTAGTAAGAAAAGTATGCATGAAGATATTAAATCATGAAGAAGTAGATTATAAAGATTTTTATAAAGTAATTGACTTTGTAAGAAATTATGCCGATAAACATCATCATAGTAAAGAAGAGGAACTATTATTTAAAGAATTGAAAATAAACCTTAATGAAGAAAATAGGTTAGGTCCTGTAACAGGCATGTTAGTAGAGCATGACCAAGGTCGATTATACATGCAAAACTTAGAAGCGGCTGTGAAAGAAGTAGAGGATGGCAATGAAGAAGCTAAGTTAGATGTCATTGCTAATAGTATTTCTTATACACACTTATTATATCGTCATATTGATAAAGAAGACAATCTTATTTATCCCCTTGGTGAGAAGCAATTATCCACTGAAATCCTTGATAGAATAGAAAAAGAATCTAAGAAAATTGAAATGACAGCTACTGATAACAAAGTACAGGAGAAGTATATAGCTATTCTAGAGGAACTGGAAAATAAAGTAGGTTAG
- the fdhD gene encoding formate dehydrogenase accessory sulfurtransferase FdhD: protein MKATKQYRIQQYHNGNLINTEDRIITEYILNIIINQKTFIELPCTPEFLKELTLGYMLSNELISSKTQIIGIEVDYKDGKAYVQLSEEFTINPIDKTVLNTTTIYYAPQQVIELMKIFDSKSQLFMETGGVHSCALCDQNKILIFREDIGRHNAVDKVIGKALLEDVNLQDKMILTSCRVSSGIIKKVAKWRIPILASRSAPTDRAIDMARELNMQLCGFVRGGRMNIYA, encoded by the coding sequence ATGAAAGCCACCAAACAATATAGGATACAGCAATATCATAATGGGAACTTGATAAATACTGAAGATAGGATTATAACAGAATATATACTGAATATAATTATCAATCAAAAAACCTTTATTGAGCTACCATGTACACCAGAATTTTTGAAAGAATTAACTCTTGGTTATATGCTTTCAAATGAATTAATTAGTTCTAAGACACAAATTATTGGCATTGAGGTTGATTATAAGGATGGAAAGGCTTATGTCCAACTATCTGAAGAATTTACCATCAATCCTATAGATAAAACAGTCTTAAATACAACGACTATTTATTATGCACCTCAACAAGTTATTGAGTTGATGAAGATATTTGATTCAAAGTCCCAGCTTTTTATGGAGACTGGAGGAGTTCATAGTTGTGCCTTGTGTGATCAAAATAAGATACTTATATTTAGAGAAGATATCGGGAGACATAATGCCGTTGATAAAGTGATAGGAAAGGCATTATTAGAAGACGTTAACCTTCAGGATAAGATGATACTAACTTCATGTAGAGTATCTTCTGGAATTATTAAAAAAGTCGCTAAATGGAGGATTCCTATTCTTGCTTCAAGATCTGCACCCACTGATAGAGCCATAGATATGGCTAGAGAACTTAACATGCAGCTTTGTGGTTTTGTTAGAGGAGGAAGAATGAATATCTACGCGTAA
- the mobA gene encoding molybdenum cofactor guanylyltransferase translates to MNRFDSAVILAGGESTRMGFDKQLLYINKTSIINYLAEQLKNAFSDIIIVTNTPEYYKNSSCKIVSDQIKSQGPLCGIHSGLIHASSHYVYVIACDMPIINLDYITYMKRKLEIREVDACITRYREWIEPFNAFYSKRLINAIECYLLSNNKSIFDLVKNMDCIYIKEKEARFFSPHWEMFINLNNKKDLDKFSAILSKRM, encoded by the coding sequence ATGAATAGATTTGATTCAGCAGTCATTTTGGCAGGTGGAGAAAGTACTCGAATGGGATTTGATAAACAATTACTATACATCAATAAAACATCTATTATTAATTATCTCGCAGAGCAACTAAAGAACGCATTTAGCGATATTATTATTGTAACAAATACCCCCGAGTATTATAAAAACTCATCCTGTAAAATAGTCAGTGATCAGATTAAAAGTCAGGGACCTTTATGTGGCATACATAGTGGATTAATACATGCATCCAGTCACTATGTTTACGTTATTGCGTGTGACATGCCAATCATCAATTTGGATTATATTACATATATGAAAAGAAAACTAGAAATAAGAGAGGTTGATGCATGTATAACACGATACAGAGAATGGATAGAGCCTTTTAATGCTTTCTATTCAAAAAGATTAATAAATGCTATTGAATGTTATTTGTTAAGTAATAACAAATCAATATTTGATTTAGTAAAAAATATGGACTGTATCTATATTAAAGAAAAAGAAGCAAGGTTTTTTAGTCCTCATTGGGAAATGTTTATTAATCTTAATAATAAAAAAGACTTAGATAAATTTTCAGCTATACTGAGTAAAAGGATGTAG